The genomic window AGTGAAGATCTCAATTCTATGTGTAGGCCACGGAATCGTGACACAACATGTAGTCCCACTTGGCTTCTCTAGTCCAGCACACTTTCTCTACTCAGACATTGTCATAGTGACAACAATGTCGATGAAGAAGGCTTCAGCAAGCCTCCAAATTGGATCATCACATAATAGGAGGTGGCAGGAACATACAAAATACTCGGTAATATTTTTTCCTGGGTTTTCGACCAATATTAAGACATGGCATGGTGGGGACTTGCCCTAGGGTCACCAGGAGCCCCGAGCTCACGGTCAGGCTTTAGTTGACAAAACTATCAAGTGTGGGTGCAACATTAATAATTATATTTTTatcataaggaacaatagcaactTCATCTCAAGAAGTAtctttcgggggggggggggggggggggggcatcatggccataagaatcaAAGTTGTCAAAGAGGGGTTTGTAATCTAATGAGTTCAAATGATCATAACTTTCAGCATCATAATTTTCATACTCCAGTAAACATGGAGGGtatttaaacaatgtatgagttgaataaTTACTTTCATTTGAAGGTGGTCACGAGTAGCTAATCTGCTTCCCcttcttttgttcttcactcttTTTTTTCATCTTTTTGAGCCAATGAGCTCTTGTCAATTTCTTCTTTCATTACCTATGGAGATGCTTTAACGAAGAATCGAAAGGCCTAGAAGACATGTACtttctccatttctaaatataagtcttttttggagattttaatatgaactacatacaaatcaaaataaatgaatctacatttaaaatatgtttatatatttccgtatgtagtttatatttgaaatctctaaaaaagacttatatttaggaaggaGGTGCTACTTGCGCGTGACTTGTCCACTAGCATGCCGATGAATTATTAGTCGATTGCCGCTGCCTGCAGCAATACACAGGACCAGCCTTGTCAATTGAGACAGCCTGCCTCGCCACCAACCTTTGTCCCTCCCAACTCCTCGCCTCACTCTCGACCGACGAGCGAGTTCCCCAATCAAGAATGTCGTCCAGCGCCCACGGCGCCATCGACGCCCGCACCGGCTACTGCGCAACGACCAAGTCGTTCATCAGCCTCCGtgggccgctgccgctgccgcctgccgacgTCCCACTCACATTCCCGGCCTTCGCGCTGTCGCTGCTGCCGTCCCCTCACCCCGCCCACCCCGCGCTCCTCGATGCCGCCACCGGCGAGGCCGTCTCCTACCCGGCGTTCCTGTCCCAGGTGCGCGCGCTCGTGGGCGCGCTGCGGTCGCGCGTGGTGCCACTCGGCCGCGGCGACGTGGCCTTCGTCCTCGCTCCCGCGCGGCTCGACGTGCCCGTGCTCTACTtcgcgctcctcgccgccggcgtggTCGTGGCCCCGGCCAACCCGGCCCTCACCGCCGGCGAGGTGtcccgcctcgtctccctctccggcgcgtccttcgccttcgcggtctccgccaccgccgccaagctcCCCGCCGGCCTCCCCACCATCCTCCTCGACTCCCcgcacttccgctccctcttgcaCAGCGACCATGGCGAGAACGAGTCGGCGCCGCTGGACGCCGGAGCAGTGTGCCAGTCAGCGACAGCGACGATCCTGTACTCCTCCGGCACGACGGGgcgggtgaaggcggcggcggtgcCGCACCGGAGCTTCAtcgcgagggcggcggggctccgtGCCCTGCACGTGAAGGTGAAGTCGAGGAAGGCCAACGAGAGGACTCTGATCGGCGCCCCCATGTTCCACACCATGGGTTTCTTCTTCACGCTCAACGGGCTGGCGCAGGGGTCTACCACTGTTGTGATGACGGAGGCGGCCGCACGGGCAGGGCTGAGGGGAATGCTGGAGGCAGCGCGGCGGTGGGAGGTCACGGAGATCATGGCGGCGCCTCCCGTGGTGCTGGGGATGACAAAAGACGGGTGCCGGCTGACGAGCCTGGTGCGGGTCATCTGCGGCGGCGCCCCTCTGCCGGGATCGGTGGCGGAGCAGTTCCCGCGGCGGTTCCCCCACGTGGATCTGTGCATGGTTAGTCTTTCCGCATCAcatctcttttattcttttttacACTTTATCACTTAGCAGTATAAGCCCACCCCAAGATGAGTACTCTCTCCTCCGACTTTTCTAGAGCCTCCGGTATCACAGCTGAGATGTGTGTAcgtccttttttattttatttctcaacggcaaaaactaaaaaaaaaactGAGGGTCGACAAACGTATCATGCATTATATACAGAACAAATCTACTGCATGCACGTGAAGATAGACAGATGTAAAGGTccaaagcaaaaaaagaaaaaatatggtTGCACGAGTAGCATGCTCTGTTTAAATATGGGGGAAATTGGATTCAGAACATGATGTAAAGATCCAAAGGGGGGTTTGAAATGATGTGTCAAGCAGTCTATTGAGAAATCTTCACCAAGTCATGAATGTCCACTCTTCCTTTTAAGATTCTCTATTATGAAAAATCACGAGCCTCCGACCAACTACAAAATCATGGAGTATTTGCTACTGTATTTGTGTGCAGAAATTCAGCCATATATATTTGAATCAAATACTATTCAAATATCAAAAAGGCCATCATGGATTTGAGCTTGTAACTCTCACACACACCAACGTAAAAAATTGACTGcaccaactttcaactttctaccAAAAAAAGCTGAAAAACAGAAGGAAACCCAAGCAGAAGGATTACCCTAGATCCAAGCTTGCCCTACCTCTTCTCTCTCGCTGGCGGTGGTACACAGAGATGTCTTTGGGATCTTAGATCTTGGTAGCCCGCATGACATTTGTGCGGCGGCACACATTATACTTTTGTCAGCATGTGTAAGCGTCTAACAATGTTCAAGCGCAGCCAACACTGGCTCTGGCGGAGTAAAGACCGGTGGCGGACCATGGCACGGTGCTGGCAATAGGAGTAGAAAGATTGCATTGTCTATTGGTAAATGCATAAATATAAATCAATCAAGAAAGACCAAATAGCCCTACCCCACCTCAAAGAGAAAAGGAAAGCGCGTCTTAACATTGAGCATCCGTAGAAGTACATGCTCTAGCCAATGTAACCAAAAGACCAATCTAATGAAAGAGACTAGATAATAtatttatacgtcaacactccccctcatgtGTATACATCTATACGTCAACCAAAAGACCAGTCTAAACATGGAccaaaagtgggctgcaatttaattgcgtcagccgggtcgtgaactcaagacctcttggctccgataccatctagaagtgcatgctctagccaatgcaaccaaaagaccgatctgatggaagagactaggcaatacatttatacgtcaacacATTCAATGTCTTGCCCACCTAAATTAGGCTAGTTAAGCATGTCTGGTGAGATATGTGAAAAGGTGACAGTATCAATTAAGAAACACCAGAATACCCCAAGAAAAAGAGAAGTGTCTTAACCTTGACCATTCGATTTCTCGTCCAACTAAGTTAGGCTGATCAAACATATTTGGTGAGATATGTCTATCACTAAGTTTTACATGTTGTAGTGAAACTGTTTTTGAGGCAATAATTTTGTTTTAAATAACTACCCGAAGGCCCTTCCATGTGAAGGTTTGGTTAGTAAATGAACAACCAATCAACAACTATGAGCATGCTTGGTTGGTAGCCTCGATCTAGGATATATTATTCACTCAATCGCTATGAATCTGAGATACAAGATACAAATAGTAGCAGGAAGAAGGGGATCGGGGAATCGAGAGCCAAGGGGGTGGGAGAGGGGGAAACGCCCAACAGCGGCCGGTTCAGTCTTCAGTTTTTCGATGCCTTTCCCTGAAGCAATGTGCTCCGCTATATATCCTGTCATGCCTCCTCGGGTTGGGCTTGCAGCCTGCTTGGGCCTCATGGGCTGGGCTTGAGTCTCTTTAGTTGTGGTTGATGAAGTAGTTCCCATCATTCGGAAACTCTAAAACTTGCCAAAAATTGACTAGTATAGGGAGGTTGGCAATGCAAGATGGCTTCCAACCTAGTGGTAGTTTAGTTATTTTCGTTTGCTTGCCTACATATCGGCAAGCCAACTTTTGACATCAAACCAGACACTCCCTCAATTCCAATGAATAAGGCTTGCACGCACTATAAAATTGAATTTTGACCATATATTAGACGAACGAAATGTGTGCTGTATATGCAATAAAACATATACTGTTGAATCTGGTTCAGGGTTATGGCTCAACAGAGGCTGGGGGCATATCCTTGATGATCGACCGGGACGAGTGCTCCCGCATAGGCTCCTCCGGCCGCATCTCCCACAACGTCGTGGCGAAGATCGTCGGCATCCTCACCGGAGAGCCCTTGTCGGTCGGGCAGAAAGGGGAGCTGTGGGTGAGAGGTCCTTCCATCATGACAGGTTACCTGCCCCACGAACATCGTCCTACAGCGCACATCGCCCTCGGTTCACTGATATTTGTTGTGACGCTGCACTGGGATCACTTGCTGTTCTGTGTCCGTGCAGGCTACGTAGGTGACGACGAGGCGAACGCGGCCACTTTCGATTCGGAAGGACGGCTGAAGACGGGCGACCTTTGCTACATTGATCAGGACGGGTTTCTGTTCGTGGTGGATAGGCTCAAGGAGCTCATCAAGTACAAGGCCTATCAGGTCTGCTCTTGGCTCGTGAACAACTTGTTATTGTCATGTAGCAATAATTTTGTTCGCATGCATGCTTGATGCATGGTCCTAAACTGAATACTGCAGGTTGCACCTGCAGAGCTAGAGCTTGTCCTGCAATCGTTGCCGGAGATTGTCGACGCTGCAGTTATGCCGTAAGTCCACTGAAACAATAATTTCGGGATGCATTTCACGACGGAACATGGCAGATTACAAAACGGACTACGcttgaaaagaaaaacaaacaaactgCTTATATATATAGCTCCTGGAGTACTGACGATTCGAGTGAATTTGCAGATATCCTCACGAGGAGGCAGGAGAGATACCCATGGCGCTCGTGGTGAGGCAACCCGGGAGCAAGGTCACTGAGGCACAGGTCATGGAGCATGTAGCGAAGCAGGTCGCGCCGTACATGAAGGTGCGCAGGGTGCTGTTCGTCGACTCCATACCGAGATCGCCGGCCGGAAAGATCTTGAGGAGGCAGTTGAAAGACCATATGCAGTCTTGCATTGTGTCCAGACTCTGATGAAGCCTGTGTCAATGAGTGAGATCCTCTTCGACCGCTGTAGGATGTGTTGCACTGGGCAAAAAGAAGACTTGCAATGCCGTAGACATGGTCCTAAACAACTGATACTCtctccgtctcaaaataaatgactcaactttataGTGACTTtaggggacggagggagtacaacaaaaTGGATGGTAAATGACATTACATCCAATTGTATATGTAGTATTGATTGCAATCATGGACTGCTCACAGTTAATGTTCGAACCATGTAGTGCCGTCTAAAATTTATTTTTTGAGTCAATTGCACTGGTGATGCTATAACTTGGCGCAGACGGTCACATTGACGCTATAACTTGGCATAGACGGTTACTTTGGTGCTAGAAGTCGCGACATAAATCAAAGTGGTGCAAAAACTGGACTTTGACGTGCAAATATTGTGCTTATTGCATTTGTATACGTAATAGGTACTGACTAGGCGCGTGGACCCGCTGTCAGCCTGgaccggggaggggggggggtgactTGGATTTTCCGTAAACACCCTCGATTTTTTCTTACAAAAAAACACCTGTTGACATGGGAGAAACTGAAACAAAAGGTGCAGCCGCCGGGTCTAAAACCAGTGACCTACCCGTAGGTAACAAGCCGGTTAAGCCACTCATCCCGTAACGTTCTCTTGCCCAATTTGGATAGCAACACTTTATGTATTAATCTCGAAGCATGTGGAGCTTAAATGGCCTGCAGATAGTGCAGCCCATTTTACATCcgtttgtttttatattttatgTAGAAAATATGTAAATTATAATCTCTGTAATTCAAATTATCTTTTTTTTGAATATTTGTGTGTATAAACATTGTACATACAAACGAATTAATTTATTTTAAAAAACATTTCACGTTTTAAAAATATATTCATATATTTCAAATAATATTTATGAATTATAAAAAAATTATATTGAAATAATATTTTAAAAATACATTTTACAAAACTATAATGTTTGTTAATTAAATGTTTATATaattaaaaatattcataatttaaaATTTCAACTGTTTCTATGTATTCCTTTGTATAATTTAAATGTAAGCAGTGAGTGTATAGTATATTTGTATTgattaatcatttttatttaataaatattttaaatgtttgTATTAACTAAATATGTTTTGTATAATACATGGATGTATATTTAACTTTATTGTTTAGTAATCATCGTTTCTGTGTTCATAATATTTATAACACTAAAATGTTCCAAGTTTTTTATTACTTATGTTTTACAAATATATTAAAAAACGGAACGGGTGTAACATGGACCACACTATATGCAGCCCATTTAAGCTCCACACGCGTCGAGGTTAACTACATACTTCCTCGTTCAAAAATATAAGATGTATTAGTCTTTTTAAGTCAAACGCCTGCATGATTGACCAAGTTTTTAGGAAACAAGATCAGTATCCAAAATCCCAAATTTATATTACTTGATATATCATGAaaattattttcatattttatcTCTTAGGTATTAGAGATGTTGATACTTTCttttataatcttggtcaaacatacaATCGGTTGACTTGTATGAAAACTGACACACCTTATAttctgaaacggagggagtataacataaCGTTGTTATCCACATTGCACAAGTGAACGTGATAGGTGGAGTGGCTTAGCCGGCTTGTAGCTTGCTATCTACATCGCGGGTTCGACACTCGGCGGATGCACCTTTTGTTTAAATTTCACCCTTATCGTAGaggcgggtcccactggtcatagaGTTTTAGAAAATTAAATGCCACCTCTCCCACGTCAACAATAGGGGGGTTTTTGAAAAAAATGAGGGTGTTTCAAAAAAACCAAGTCACATGCTCCCTTCTCCCCAGTTGCTAATAGCGGGCCCCCACACGTGCCTAGTCAGCGCCAATTCCGTATACAAAACGAAACAATCACTGTATTTGCAAGTCAAAGCCGAATGTTTGCACCACTTCAATGTATGCCGCAACTTGTAGCACTAAAATGATCATTTGCACCAAGTTCTAGCACCAGCATAGCAATTTACTCTTTATTTGTCATCCTCTAGTTGTACGCTTGGTCGGATATGGTCCTAAACCAATACAATAAAATGGAACATGTTGCATAgtattttattttttcttcctcTAACTACCAAAGTGGTCCTCACAAATGAGAGGGGTGTTTTGGCACTCGGAAGTAGATGATCCTGGTTTTGAAATGTATTTTGAAATGTCCAAAAAATTCTCAAAAGATGTTTTGTGCGTACATCTTGACGTTTTATGTGCTCATTAAGTCATTACATGAAAAACCGACAAACTTTTGCATAGCGTGTGAAAAAGACAAAATTCAATGTTAAAAAGGGCTTTTCATGAGATAttcttttgtcttttttacacaagccacaataCATGTTGGTTATTTGTGAAAATTGGCGTGCGCACATAGAATAtcaagatgcacacatcaaatttGTGCTCGGAATTGTTTGACATTTGATTATGTTTTTTGATggcaggagcatatgctcccatgTGCCAAAGAGAATTTCCTGTATCAATCATGCTAAGAATTCACATTTATTTTTCTCTATAAGTAATTTCTGTACAGTTAGGAGTACAATTGTGATGACACCAATCCAATAAACATGCAGTATACATGCTGGCTAGATCAATTGTCTTATGCTCACTAAATCAATTTtcaagaaaaaatatgtggatgtTATATTGTGTGGTTATGTATTCATCTTCATAGCAAAAAATAGTAGGCATGTGCTGAGTTTCTTGCTTGCACACCCTTAAGCCTTAATATCATGTAATTAATTCTCATTTATGTTCTTCTCCGTCGATGCACATGTTAATCGCTCCATAGGAATTTTGTATGTTGTCGATCGTATCAACTATCCACATAACATATGGTGGTAAGAAAATTTCCCCATTGGTTTTTAATTTTGTATAGAGTTCTAATCGTGGATCTATTCATCCCATTTCAATAAACTTGTTTACAAAAATATCTGAAAATCTGGCTGAAGTGGGTTTTGTGAACATCTGTGCTTACATAACTTTATGTATTTGaaattaaatcattttaaatttGTTTTTCATTTGAAAATTTGGctgaaaattctgaattttttcctTTTTTGACAGAACAAATATTCTTTTTTTTCATATACATTATAAATCCCAAAGTTGCCATGTTTTTACAGAACACATTTTTAAACTTGCcatgtttttaaaaattgcattttataTAATTCAAAACatggaatatttattattaatAGCATGTCATTTTATTATTAAGAGGATTGTTGTTATATTTATTAAGAGTATGGCATTTTAATGATTAGTAACATGATATTTTTATTATTaaaagggcgggggggggggggggggtcttgaaCTCACGACCTCCTGCATGAGTGGCAGCCCGTTTACCACTTGGAGTGAAGTGGGTTATGTGAACACCTATGCTTAAATAACTTTATGTATTTGaaattaaatcattttaaatttGTTTTTTCATTTGAAAATTCGGCTAAAAGAATTCAAAAATCCCATAATTTTGCCTTTTTTGAAGATAATTTTTCCCCCTTTTTTCATTTCTTATAGGCTTCTAATCGTGGATCTATTCATCCCTTTTAATAAACTTGTTTATGGAAATATCTTCACGCAGGGATGGTGTCACATCGTTTTTGGAATAGTTTGTTGGAATTTCTACCAGGGGCAAACACTCTTCCTCTTAAAAGAAACTACCTCCTGCATGACTGGCGGCCCATTGACCACTTGGACTAAAGTGGGTTTTGGTGAACATCTGTGTTTAAATAACTTTATGTATTTGAAATTTGTTTTTTCATTTTAAAATTTGGCTAAAAGAATCCAAAACCCTTAGAATTTTCCAATTTTTAACAGAACAATAATCTAATTTTTTCATGTACATTATAAATTCCAGAGTTGCTATGCTTTTAGAGAACACATTTTAAAACTTGCCATGTTTTGTGATTTGTTTCTAAACTTGCCATGTTTTTAAAAGTTACATTTTTTATTATTCAGAACACGGAATTTTTATTAGAAATAGCATGTCATTTTATGATTAAGAGGATTGCAGTCATATTTATTAAGAGTATGGAATTTTAATAATTAGTAAAATGATATTTTTATTATTAAGAGGCGGtggtagtggggggggggggcgtctcGAACTCAGGAGCTCCTGCATGAGAAAATCACGACCTCATGCATCAGTGGCGGCCCGTTTACCACTTCGACTGAAGTGGGTTCTATGAAAACATGTGCTTAAATAACTTTAtgtatttgaattaaatcattttaaatttTCTTTGCATTTGTAAATTCAGCTAAAGGAATTCAAAAATCTCATGTGTTCCCTTTTCTCAGAACAAAAATCTCCTTTTTTCATGCACATTATAAATCCCAAAGTTGCCATGTTTTTAGAGAACACGTTTTAAAACTTGCCATGTTTTTAGAGGTGATTTTTTCTTCTAAACTTTCCATGTGTTTTAGGAGTTGCATTTGTTATCGTTCAGAACATGGAAATTTTTATGATTAGTAGCATGTCATATTATTATTAAGAGGATGGTAGTTATATTTATTAATAGTATGACATTTTAATAATTAGTAACGTGATATTTTTTTAGGCAACCTCGCGAAGCTTTTATTCAACCGTCACAGTGTTTACATGGACAAAGGGAATACCTTCCGTCTGGCCGAACCACATATGGCGGCCAGACGCTAATCTTAACGCATGCTTCGCTAAGTTGTGAGCATCAACAtttgagctcctaaactcatgcacTATATTACAAGacgtaaataacgaaaaattcaaACCAATCTCCTTAATAATTGCCCCATAGCCAGCACCACTTCCTTCTTTGATCTCTTGTACCACTCCCTTACAATCAGATGCCAAATGGACATAATGCTCACTCGGATCCTGGGATAATGCCATGCCTTCCCTTACATGATATTTTTATTATATGGGAGGGGGGTGTCTCGAACTCATGACCTCCTGCATGTGTGGCGGCCCGTTTATCTCTTGGACCGAATTGGGTTTTGTGAACACCTATGCTTAAATAACTTTATGTATTTGAAATTAAATACTTTTATATTTTTCAATTGAAAATTTGGCTAAAAGAATTCAAAAATCCCAAAATTTTCCCTTTTTTGAGAGAACAAAAATCCCTTTTGTTGCATGATCATTATAAATCCCAAAGCTGCCATGCTTTTAAAGAACTAATTTTAAAACTTTTTTCTAAACTTGCATTTTTTATCATTCAGTGCATGAAAATTTTGTTATTAATAACATGTCATTTTATTATTAAGAGGATGTTAGTTATATTTATTAAGAGTATGGCATTTTAATAATAAGTAACATGAtatttttattattaagaggatGCCATTTTTATTATTAGTAACACGCCTTTTTCTTGTCagtagtagaaaagggggcattgtccaggccgggtcagcccattagtcccggttcaatccagaaccgggaccaatggtggcattggacccggttcgtgagccccgggggccggccgggccacatgggccattggtcccggttcgtctggaccttttggtcccgattggtgggacgaaccgggaccaatgggcctcgctcctggcccaccaccattggtctcggttggttcCACGAATCGCGACCAAAGGccgccctttagtcctggttcaagccaccaaccgggaccaatgaggtgcctatataccccctcgcgtaagagcagagcacactgctttgttttttctggcagccgagggggagagggcttggtggtgctctagctcatgtcctatgcacacaaggtgttcgatggaatgcccgagccacactacttaagctttctcctctccaagctcgacctccaagctccattttcctcaatatttgtctaggtttagcggtccgtgaCGCCCCgtacccgtcttcaccgccgtcgatcacccgcgccgatctcatcgccggcaccaccgtggtgagcctcttgttcttatcttctttatgaaaggaaaaatattcttagttgtatgtttagatagatacttgtattattttcttacttttattattgcatcttatatagtgcgatggttttggtatccgcccccgtcggccctcatcctgtctatgattcggatgtggtatatattatcttttcataactattggttcatttattgtttatgaaaattatgccgaccaacgtgacatagattttatttatctaggaggttgttgaaccggaaattcccctgaccctattgtcgagaggttaaatttagttgaagaagaaaacaatttcttgaaggaaaaaataagaaaaattgaggaggagaagatgatattggagttgcatgttgcggatgtcgtcgatgatcacaagatcaagatggatgcaatgcgcttgaagattagaaagattagaaaatatgccattcataccgaggcttggtatcattatgccgttggactagttgttaccttggttgcgattatgatcgcatttgttttcgtaTTGAAacattttacatagtttcaatgtatggtttaattaatttagatgctctacagagctttatgttgttctgtaatgattttcgcttgaagatgagaactatgtatgtactttggttttaatgtgatgatgaacttctattaatttggtcacttagttatctattcatgatgttatgtaatgatttttgacacacttaattatctataatgcacgcagatgaaccgacaatggatgtacggtaacagacacacctccgaatacattaagggcgtgcatgattttctcgaagtggccgaggcaaacaagcagaatggttttatgtgttgaccatgccctatatgtgggaatacgaagtcttactctgaccgaaaaatccttcacacccacctgctttacaagggtttcatgccacactataatgtttggacgaggcatggagaaataggggttatgatggaagacggcgaagaagaagagtacgatgacaactatgtgccccctgaatacggtgacactactagggaaaagcctagcagtagcgcgggtttagggcctattagtagcgcggggggcggcgctactaataaggcgctacagctaacttatagcagtagcgcgggtgccacccgcactactactatgtctgttagtagtagcgtgggtaaaaacccgcgctactactaatctctaatctctgatttttttgaattttttcgattttttttcgattttccccctaattttcaaatttctgaattattttaatctctaatcacccctcattattgctcaatttaatctctaatctctaatcacccctcatcattccgaATCATCTAACTtttcggacggtcacccatcctctcactactccagcctgagcacgcttaacttccgggttctattctctctcgtttccaagtctgcacttgttgtttttctgacaatagtaagatgtcaatcctattaacctcaggaatttagcttgagcatgaagtcacacatttcactgtttgagtttgaaactattgttctaaaaaataacactaacatttagtaacactaatatttctggaataattagtttgaccattgtttgaccacagtttgaccagatttgaccaaaatttaaaaaaaccgaaataattatttagtaacactaatattcttgaataattagtttgaccatagtttgaccagatttaacaaaaattaaaaaaaactgaatttttttgaatttttttgcctctaaatcttaaaagccctgtaacttttttctgttagggttttgaggattttgaaaatgtttaacggggttcccctagttaaatttggatgtaacttttcgtgtagatgatttttcatataaaaaactttttcaatcgagttagtatgcaaaagttatacccatttttacaaattctcgagagattttgcaaataaagtcgaagtTCATATTTGCAAATTCTCCCAA from Triticum aestivum cultivar Chinese Spring chromosome 3B, IWGSC CS RefSeq v2.1, whole genome shotgun sequence includes these protein-coding regions:
- the LOC123072335 gene encoding 4-coumarate--CoA ligase-like 7 — protein: MSSSAHGAIDARTGYCATTKSFISLRGPLPLPPADVPLTFPAFALSLLPSPHPAHPALLDAATGEAVSYPAFLSQVRALVGALRSRVVPLGRGDVAFVLAPARLDVPVLYFALLAAGVVVAPANPALTAGEVSRLVSLSGASFAFAVSATAAKLPAGLPTILLDSPHFRSLLHSDHGENESAPLDAGAVCQSATATILYSSGTTGRVKAAAVPHRSFIARAAGLRALHVKVKSRKANERTLIGAPMFHTMGFFFTLNGLAQGSTTVVMTEAAARAGLRGMLEAARRWEVTEIMAAPPVVLGMTKDGCRLTSLVRVICGGAPLPGSVAEQFPRRFPHVDLCMGYGSTEAGGISLMIDRDECSRIGSSGRISHNVVAKIVGILTGEPLSVGQKGELWVRGPSIMTGYVGDDEANAATFDSEGRLKTGDLCYIDQDGFLFVVDRLKELIKYKAYQVAPAELELVLQSLPEIVDAAVMPYPHEEAGEIPMALVVRQPGSKVTEAQVMEHVAKQVAPYMKVRRVLFVDSIPRSPAGKILRRQLKDHMQSCIVSRL